The region GGCGCAAGCCCCAATGAGAGCAAGCCGTTATTTACCGCCTATGCTCCTCCTGTCGCCAAGAAGAAAAATGTTCAGAAGAAGCGGCGATACGAGAGCGCTGGTACAGGTCGGTTTGCTGCACAGAAGAAGGTATCGACGGCAACTCCGGCTGCAGTGGCTGCAACAGGTGCGGCAGCTGCTACTCCCGTAGCGGCGGTTACGAACAGCAAGGGCAAGAAGAGGTCGAAGAAGATCAAGCGCGAGAAGATCCGCTTCGGGCAGGCTCCCCGCAATGCGTTGCCAGCAGGGCCGGAGCAGACGGCAGTTGGCGGCGATGTAGGAGCAGGTGCCGCTTCGGCCTCGGCTATCACTGCGGCGCCAGGCGCTGCTATGACCAACAGCGAGGAGAGCGCTGAGCAGGCAGCAGCAGCGGACGTCAATCCACTGACGCCCACCCAGGCTGCCCCGACGAAGAAGACGCGTTTCGCCTCGCGTGAGAAGGTTGTTCTCGCCGAAAAGAAGGCCACTAAAGCTAGAAAGGCCAAGGAGAAGGCTGCGGCGACCCCTGCGGCTGCGACAGCACAGGAGAGCGCAGACCAGAAGGCCCAGGCTGCGCCCCTTGGGTTGAACGGCGATACAGCCAAGAAGAAGAAAAAGAAGAAGGTGAAGGGAGCCAAGAAGGAGCGCCTGGAGAACAAGGCGAAGCCTTCGACGGCCCCGCCTCCGCCGCCTGCACCCACCGTGAACCCATCTCTGGGACAGGGTCTGGGAACTGCACCGGCGACGCCTGCCCAGCCAGCTGCACCGGCACCGACGACGCCAAACTAGACCGATAACATCACCAGACACCGATGCGAGAGCTCCGGCTCTCGCATCGGTGTCTGCCCTGTACGATTTCTTCGCTATGGCGCGGTATCCTGAGGGGCATGAAAGATTTCTTTATTGCTGACGCCGCGAAGTTCGATAACGACACCGTAACTTCTTACTTCGCGCTGTCATCCCTGTCCGTGCGTGAGAAGAAGCAGGGCGGCCAGTATCTCGCTCTTACGCTCACTGATAAGACCGGAACCATGGAAGCCCGTATGTGGGACGAGATCGCCGACGTGCTGGCAAACTGCTCGGAGGGCTGCTACGTCAAGGTGCAGGGGCAGATCAGCAAGTATCAGGGCAAGTTTCAGATCACGCTGCAAAAGATGCGCAACGCCGCCGAGAGCGAGATTGATCCTGCCGACTACCTTCCTGCAACTCTATTTGATGTGGAGGAAATGTGGGCTGAACTGCGCGGGTATGTCTCGCAGTTCACCAACCACGATTTGAAACGGCTGGTCTTTGCCTTTCTTGATGATGGGGCTATTGCGTCGGCCTACCGCACCGCACCGGCGGCAAAGCGCCTGCACCATGCCTGGCTCGGTGGCCTGCTGGAGCATGTCGTCACGCTGGTGCGCGTCTGTCTCGCGACCGCCCCGTTCTACCCCGAGGTAAACCCTGACCTGCTCGTTACCGGGGCAATCCTGCACGACATCGGCAAGACGCGCGAGTTGCACTGGAAGAACAGCTTCGGCTATACACTGGAAGGTCAGCTGATCGGACACATCAACATCGCCCAGGGCATGCTGCTTGAAAAGGTAAAGGAGCTTTCCCCGTTCCCTGAGAAGCTGCGCGTTCTGGTCGAGCACATGATCCTGAGCCACCACGGCAAGTACGAGTTCGGTTCGCCCAAGCTGCCGATGACCGCCGAAGCCCTTTTGCTCAACGTGCTCGATGACCTCGAAGCAAAGATGCAGGTGCTGCGCAACGAATTTGCTGCCGCCGAGGCCAGCGGAAAGTCCCCGGGAGAGATGACCGAGTGGGTTCGCAGTATGGATCGCCCGTTGCTCGACTCCCGCAGCTACCTGAAGGACGAATAGCTGGCATCGGATAGGGGCGGAGCGGCATCGAAGATAATGACACTGGGAATTGGAAAGTCGATCATTCGGGAGCAAGTCATGCCGACGGTCACCAAAGCTGATGCCCTTTCTCGCAAACTCTACGCCGGTCTAACCCACGAACTCGAGGCCTACCATGGCCCCTCTTTCGAGCTGCGGCTGTGGGATGATACCGGCGCGAACTATGGTGCGGGCAATCCCCGCTTTACCATTACCGTCAAATCGCTCGATGTCTTGAAATCCCTCCTATGGGATCCCAACGAGATCTCCCTCGGTGACGCCTTCGTCAAGGGCGATCTCGAAGTGGAAGGCGATATCTTCGCCATGTTCGAGTTTGCCGACTTTGTCTTCAGCCGCGCGCACGGCGTCGAGAGTCCTTCCTACGCTCGCCGCCTTGTTCTCTCCGCAGGCAGGGCCTACCATCACCTCGAATACGCAGTCGGCGACCTCTTCACTCACAGTCTTCGCCGCGACCGGGAGGCCATCTCCTTCCATTACGATAAGCCGCCTGAGTTCTTCGCGCCCTGGCTCGGGCCCACGATGGTCTACTCCTGCGCCTACTTCTGCCGAAACTCGGAGACACTCGAAGACGCGCAACGGAACAAGCTCGATCTGATCTGCAAAAAGCTTCGCCTCCGGGCGGGTGATCGGATGCTCGACATCGGCTGTGGTTGGGGCAGCCTCATCCTCCACGCGGTAAAACACTACGGTGTCCATGCCACCGGCATTACCCTCAGCGAGCAGCAATTTGCCTTCGCCCAACGCCGCATCGCGCAGGAAGGTCTCGCCGCAGATTGCGAGGTTCGTCTCTGCGATTACCGCCAGATGGATAGTGCCGCTCCCTCCTTCGACAAGATCTCGAGTGTAGGCATGTTCGAACACGTCGGTTGGCAGAACCTTGGCACTTACTTCAATACTGTCAAGAAGCTGCTGAGGCCCGGCGGCACCTTTCTAAACCACGGCATCGTCTCTTCGCTCGACGAATATAAGAAACACGGGCCATCGTTCATTCGTAAATACGTCTTTCCCGACACGGCCCTTGCCACGCTCCCCATTGTCACCACTCAGGCCGAGCACGCAGGCTTCGAGCTGCGCGACGTCGAGTGTCTCCGCGAGCACTACGAGCGTACGTTGCACGGATGGGTCGACCGTCTCGAGCGCTGCAAACGCGAGTTGCTCAATTATGTCGATCCTGAAACTTATCGCATCTGGCGGCTCTATATGGCCGGTTCTGCCGAGGCCTTTCGCAAGGCCAAGATCAGCGTCTACCAGATTCTGCTCGCGAGCCCCGGCAACGACGATCACCTTCAACCCACTACTCGGGCTGACTGGCTCCTGCAATCGACCGGAGGACAACTGGCCGACGCAAACTAAGCGCTCTCACGATTGTTACAATCAGAATTACGGCGTCAGTACACCTTCGCGCCGCCTAAGTGAGGGAAATGCTTCGATTTTCGACAGCGGGAGAGAGCCACGGCGAGAGCCTCGTGGCCATGGTAAGTGGAATGCCGGCCGGTGTTCCCGTCGATCTTGAGTTTGTGAACCGCGAGCTGTGGCGCCGCCAGAAAGGCTATGGCCGGGGTGGCCGTATGCGCATTGAGCGCGACACGGCGCACGTCCTCAGCGGCGTTCGCCACGGCAAGACCATCGGCTCGCCCATCGCTATGACGCTCGCCAACAACGACTGGAAGAACTGGACCGAGATCCTGCCTGTCGAAGAAGGCGATCCTGAGAAGCACAAAGCTGTCGCCTCCCCGCGCCCCGGTCACGCCGACCTTGCGGGAGCACTAAAGTACGACTTTAAGGACGCCCGCTATGTTCTTGAACGTGCAAGCGCTCGCGAGAGTGCAGCTCGCGTAGCCTCAGGTGCCTTTGCCAAGCTTCTGCTCAAAGAATTAGGTGTAGGCGTGGCCAGCCATGTTATTCGCGTAGGCAAGGCCGAACTCTCTCGTCCGGCCACGTGGGATGAGATCGTAGCCCTGCAGGCTAAGGACGAGGTCCTTCTGAACTGCGTCGATCCTGAGAGCGAAGCTGCCATGAAGGCCGAGGTCGATGCCGTTCTCCGTACTGGCGACACCATCGGAGGCGTCTTCGAAGTAGTCGTCCACGGTTTGCCTCCGGGCGTTGGCACCCACACCAACTGGGATGAGCGCATGGATGGCCTCCTCGCCCAGGCGGTGATGAGCCTGCAAGCGGTCAAGGCCGTCGAGATAGGGCGCGGCGTCACTGCTGCCGAGTCGCTCGGCTCAACCGTTCACGACTCGATCGGCTACGAAGGCGAGGGCGGCTTCACCAAATTCTCGCGCGAGCAGAACAACGCCGGCGGCATCGAAGGCGGCATCTCCAACGGCGAAGACATCGTGGTGCGCGGCTATCTCAAGCCCATCTCGACCCTGCGCCGTCCACTCGGTTCGGTCAGCTTCGAGACCCGCGAGCCGGTCAAGGCCGCCTATGAGCGCAGCGACGTCTGTGTCGTCCCCGCGGCGGGAGTAGCCGCAGAGGCGATGGTCGCGTTGGCCGTCGCGCGTCTTGTGATAGAAAAGTTTGGTGGCGATTCGCTGCGCGAGTTACAGCGCAACTTCAACGGCTATTGTGAGCAGATTCGAGCATATTAAGTGACGAATCAACAAAGATATTAATAACGAATCGACAGAAATATTAAATGACCCAATCAACAGGCAAAATCCATGAAATCGTGAAGTGGCCCGATCCGGTGCTGGCAAAGCGTGGCGAAGACGTCACCGTGTTCGACGCAAAGCTCAAAAAGCTGGTCGAAGAGATGTTCGAGTCGATGTATGCCGCACAGGGCATCGGCCTGGCCGCACCGCAGATCGGCCTCTCGCAGCGCATCACGGTTATCGACTGCAGCTTCAAGAAGAACCCCGACGAAAAAGTCGTCCTTATCAACCCCGAGATCGTCGACCGCAAGGGCAAGCAGGTCGAAGAAGAGGGCTGTCTGAGCCTGCCTGAGATTCGCGACAAGGTCTCTCGTGCAGCCTGGGTCAGGGTTCGCGCACAGGATATAAACGGAGACCAGATTGAAATGGAAGGCGAAGAGTTACTTGCCCGTGCCATGCAGCATGAGATCGACCATCTGGACGGCATCTTATTCATTGATCGGTTAAGTCGCCTCAAACGCGACCTTGTCATCCGCAAGATCAAGAAGCTGCAAAAGAACGGCGAGTGGTAGCCTTTGGGCTTTATCCTTGGTTGTTCGTATCGGTCCCATCGGTATAAATCGGTGTTGAGCCTTCAGCCGAAAGGGAGAATCCAGCTTTGAAATTAGTCTTTTGCGGCACTCCGCAATTCGCCGTCCCTACCCTTGAAGCCGTTATCGCCGCCGGTCATGAGGTTGTGCTTGTAGTGACGCAACCTGACCGCGCTGCGGGCCGGGGCATGGAGACGCAAGCGCCCCCGGTAAAGCGTGTGGCGCTCGAGCACGGAATCCCTGTACTCCAACCGGAGAAGATCAAGAACAACTTTGAGCTGCGTGCCATGCTCGAAGATATTCTCCCCGAGGCGATCCTCGTCGTCGCCTATGGTCGCATCATTCCGCAGTGGATGCTCGACCTCGCGCCCTACGGCTGCATCAATCTGCATGGCTCGCTGCTGCCGAAGTATCGCGGGGCCGCGCCGATCCAATGGGCCATCGCCAATGGGGAGAACGTCACCGGCGTTACGACGATGCGGCTCGACTCGGGACTCGACACCGGCGATATGCTGTTGGCAAAGATCGTTCCTATTGGTCAGGAAGAGACCGCAGTCGATGTGTATGAATGCCTGGCGGCGGTGGGAGCCGATTTGATGGTGGAGACGCTCTGCGGACTGGCCGACAAGTCGCTCTTCCGCCAGCAGCAGGACCATGCCCTGGCGACGCTTGCTCCCATCCTTACTCGTGACGATGGCCGCATCGACTTCACGCGCATGGCGCACAATATCTACGACCGCTGGCGCGGCTTCCAGCCGTGGCCGGGAGCACACACTACCTTGCGCGGCAAAAAATTGATCGTCCACAAGATGCGCGCATCGTCGCACGTTGCAGAAGGCGAACCGGGAACTATTGTCATTCAAGGCGATGCGATGATGGCCCACTGCGCCAACGGCACGGCCATCTATCTCGACGAGCTACAGATGGAAGGCAAGCGCCGCATGAGCGCTGCTGAATTTTTGAATGGATATCAGGTCAAGAGTGGCGAACGGCTGGGTATATGAAGAACAAGCCGCTCCAACCAAAGACTCCACCGGCAAAGCGTCCTGCCGTGATGAAACGTCCAGCCTCAGCCGGATCAACTGCCTCCGCCGAAGCGTCAATTGCCAAAGTGACTCCGGCTCGACGCGCAGCATTTGAGATTCTGACACTTGTCGGCGAGGGCAAAGGCCACAGCGACGAGCTTCTGCACTCGCCTCGCATCGAAGCGCTTTCTGCCGAAGATCGTAACCTCACCACGACACTTGTCATGGGAGTTCTGCGCTGGCAGATCGCTCTGGATGCCCGTATCCGCACTTTGCTACAAAGGCCAGAGCAGCGGCTCGCCGAGCCGGTCTCGCTCGCTCTGCGGCTGGGCGCATTCCAGCTTCTGCATCTCGACCGCATACCCGCTCACGCTGCTCTCAGCGAGAGCGTTGAGCTGTGCCGCGCTGCTGGACAGCCTCACGCCACAGGGATGGTCAATGCGGTTCTGCGCAAGCTGGCAGCAGCGCAGAAGCCCGGTCAGCGAGTCTTTGAATCAGTCGCCGCATTCTCCGAGCGTCTCGGCCATCCGCAGTGGCTGGTTGAGCGATGGGTCGCCGCCTACGGTCGCGAGGCCGCGCTGAAGATCTGCGAGGCCGACCAGAAGGAACCGGCGGAAGGCGCACTCTTCACCGAAAACGGCGGCGACCTACCGCAGATGGACGATGGCTCCCGCCTTGTGGCCGAACTTGCTGCCACCGCGGTACCGGATGCGAAGACGGTGTGGGATTGCTGCGCCGCTCCCGGCGGCAAAACCCTCATCCTTGCCCATCGGCTTGTCTCGGCAGAGATTACTGCCAGCGATGTCAGCGCTAAACGGCTGGCACAGACCGAGGCTCGCTTTCGCCGCTATGCCTATGCCGAACGTATCCGCTGTGTTGTCGCCGATGCTACTGCAACCTCCGGCAGCCAGAGCTTCGATCTCATTCTCTGCGACGTTCCTTGTAGTGGCACTGGCACATTAGCTGCAAATCCAGAGATTCGTCATCGACTCAAGGCTGAAGAGTTTCCCCGTCAGGCATCTCGGCAGAAGGCCATCCTGAAAGCTGCCCTCAAACGACTGGCTCCCGGCGGCAAGCTGGTCTACTCCACCTGCTCGTTGGAGCCGGAGGAGTGCGAACGAGTCGTGGCCGGAGTCATCGCCGGAACAAACATCGTTCCATCGCCGGTCGAAGCTCTCTTGCAGGAACTGTCGGGGGCTGGAATGCTCCGGCAGGATGCCAACCTTAGCTCTGCCGTGCGCAATGGAGCGTTGCGGACGCTTCCCGGCGTCCATTCGTGCGACGGCTTCTATGCCGCTGTGCTCGAAGCTGCGAAGTAGATTCGGCTCAAAAAGTTCTAGTGAGTCAGCGTGATGTGGACGGCGTCGCCTTTCACCACGCGATATCCAGCTAACGGACTCTGATCTACCACCGTGCCTGGCTGCACTGCTGCTGAGGTAGGTGCGATGGGCGTTCCTGGGGCCTTTGGAGCGATAGGCGTTGCCGAAGCCGGTGGAACGGCTGAACCTGCCGGAGCAGTGGGCGCAGGCAGATTGACATCCTCCACGCTGGCAATGTGTACGCCTGCCGCAGCCGCGCGAGCTGCGGCTCCGGCCAGCGTCAGTCCGGTGAGCGAAGGCATCACATAGGCCGTAGCATCAGGATCGGCAGGTGCGCTTAGCAGCAGGCTTACCTGCGGCCGATCAATTCCCGAAGCATTCGGTGTAGGTGTCTGCGCGAGCACAATTCCGGTTTCGGCATCAGTCGGAAGCTGGGCGACTGTTCCCATGTCTAGCGTGAGACGACGCATCAGGATTGAGGCAGGGCGCTCTGTCTGGCCGATCAGATCAGGGACAGATACTCTCTGCGGCCCGAGGCTTTCGGTGACGCGCACCGTCCATTCGCGCCTAACGGTGACGCCGGAGGTCGGTGATTGCGCCAGGATATGACCGGGAGCAACGTCGTTCGAGTAGAAGCGGTTCTCGACGTTGAGGTTGAGTCCCTGCGAGCTCGCCGTCTGGCTGGCTTCGGCGATGGTGAGCCCGGCGAGATTCGGGACCTCGACCTCGCGGCCGTGAATGGCAAGGCGCATGGTGATGAACGCAGAGATGAGCGCAACTGCAATCATCGCCATCCCGCCGAGAAGGATGTTGAAAAAGCGGTTGATGGTAGAGATCTTCATCAAGGTCAGGATACAGCGCTTCAGCCGCGATTATCGGTGGCAGGTTCGGGATGAATTAACAAGCGGCTGACCTCGGGAGCGTCCAGCTTGAACGCCCCTTCGAGCGCGGTGATGACGGCGTGAACCTGTGCCATGGGCAGGTCGTCCGGTAAAGTGCAGTGGCAACTGACCTGAATGCGGTCGTTTCCATGGTCTGGAATGCGGGTGACGAAGACTTCGTGGATGTCGAGGATCTCGGGAAACGCTGTAGCGGCGCGGCGAAGGCGGACTTCGAGCTGGCGGTCGCGCTCAAGCGAGGCGGGACGCTCAATCGTGGCAGGCTCGCTCTCGATGTGGGTCAGGATAGTGGCGATGGTGGGAATCTCGCGGCGCATTTCGGATTCTAACCGTGTAGCTAAGACGTGGGCCTCGCGCAGGGGCATGGTCTCGTCGACTTCGAGGTGTTGCTCGACATGCAGTTGATGGTTGTACTCCTGCACGCTGACGTCGTGGATGGTGAGGTTAGAGCGGGCAGCTACAGCGCGGATACGATCGTGAACGCTCTCGGCCTGTGAAGCGGTGGGGACGGAGTGGACCACGACATCAGCGCCGGGCAGATGACGTTGTACGGCTGCGGTGGCTTCTGCGGTGATCTGCTCGGAGCGCTGGAAGGTGAGCTTGCGCGGCATG is a window of Edaphobacter dinghuensis DNA encoding:
- the aroC gene encoding chorismate synthase, which gives rise to MLRFSTAGESHGESLVAMVSGMPAGVPVDLEFVNRELWRRQKGYGRGGRMRIERDTAHVLSGVRHGKTIGSPIAMTLANNDWKNWTEILPVEEGDPEKHKAVASPRPGHADLAGALKYDFKDARYVLERASARESAARVASGAFAKLLLKELGVGVASHVIRVGKAELSRPATWDEIVALQAKDEVLLNCVDPESEAAMKAEVDAVLRTGDTIGGVFEVVVHGLPPGVGTHTNWDERMDGLLAQAVMSLQAVKAVEIGRGVTAAESLGSTVHDSIGYEGEGGFTKFSREQNNAGGIEGGISNGEDIVVRGYLKPISTLRRPLGSVSFETREPVKAAYERSDVCVVPAAGVAAEAMVALAVARLVIEKFGGDSLRELQRNFNGYCEQIRAY
- a CDS encoding 3'-5' exoribonuclease YhaM family protein, whose product is MKDFFIADAAKFDNDTVTSYFALSSLSVREKKQGGQYLALTLTDKTGTMEARMWDEIADVLANCSEGCYVKVQGQISKYQGKFQITLQKMRNAAESEIDPADYLPATLFDVEEMWAELRGYVSQFTNHDLKRLVFAFLDDGAIASAYRTAPAAKRLHHAWLGGLLEHVVTLVRVCLATAPFYPEVNPDLLVTGAILHDIGKTRELHWKNSFGYTLEGQLIGHINIAQGMLLEKVKELSPFPEKLRVLVEHMILSHHGKYEFGSPKLPMTAEALLLNVLDDLEAKMQVLRNEFAAAEASGKSPGEMTEWVRSMDRPLLDSRSYLKDE
- the fmt gene encoding methionyl-tRNA formyltransferase; this encodes MKLVFCGTPQFAVPTLEAVIAAGHEVVLVVTQPDRAAGRGMETQAPPVKRVALEHGIPVLQPEKIKNNFELRAMLEDILPEAILVVAYGRIIPQWMLDLAPYGCINLHGSLLPKYRGAAPIQWAIANGENVTGVTTMRLDSGLDTGDMLLAKIVPIGQEETAVDVYECLAAVGADLMVETLCGLADKSLFRQQQDHALATLAPILTRDDGRIDFTRMAHNIYDRWRGFQPWPGAHTTLRGKKLIVHKMRASSHVAEGEPGTIVIQGDAMMAHCANGTAIYLDELQMEGKRRMSAAEFLNGYQVKSGERLGI
- a CDS encoding RsmB/NOP family class I SAM-dependent RNA methyltransferase, producing the protein MKNKPLQPKTPPAKRPAVMKRPASAGSTASAEASIAKVTPARRAAFEILTLVGEGKGHSDELLHSPRIEALSAEDRNLTTTLVMGVLRWQIALDARIRTLLQRPEQRLAEPVSLALRLGAFQLLHLDRIPAHAALSESVELCRAAGQPHATGMVNAVLRKLAAAQKPGQRVFESVAAFSERLGHPQWLVERWVAAYGREAALKICEADQKEPAEGALFTENGGDLPQMDDGSRLVAELAATAVPDAKTVWDCCAAPGGKTLILAHRLVSAEITASDVSAKRLAQTEARFRRYAYAERIRCVVADATATSGSQSFDLILCDVPCSGTGTLAANPEIRHRLKAEEFPRQASRQKAILKAALKRLAPGGKLVYSTCSLEPEECERVVAGVIAGTNIVPSPVEALLQELSGAGMLRQDANLSSAVRNGALRTLPGVHSCDGFYAAVLEAAK
- a CDS encoding PASTA domain-containing protein: MKISTINRFFNILLGGMAMIAVALISAFITMRLAIHGREVEVPNLAGLTIAEASQTASSQGLNLNVENRFYSNDVAPGHILAQSPTSGVTVRREWTVRVTESLGPQRVSVPDLIGQTERPASILMRRLTLDMGTVAQLPTDAETGIVLAQTPTPNASGIDRPQVSLLLSAPADPDATAYVMPSLTGLTLAGAAARAAAAGVHIASVEDVNLPAPTAPAGSAVPPASATPIAPKAPGTPIAPTSAAVQPGTVVDQSPLAGYRVVKGDAVHITLTH
- a CDS encoding class I SAM-dependent methyltransferase, producing the protein MTLGIGKSIIREQVMPTVTKADALSRKLYAGLTHELEAYHGPSFELRLWDDTGANYGAGNPRFTITVKSLDVLKSLLWDPNEISLGDAFVKGDLEVEGDIFAMFEFADFVFSRAHGVESPSYARRLVLSAGRAYHHLEYAVGDLFTHSLRRDREAISFHYDKPPEFFAPWLGPTMVYSCAYFCRNSETLEDAQRNKLDLICKKLRLRAGDRMLDIGCGWGSLILHAVKHYGVHATGITLSEQQFAFAQRRIAQEGLAADCEVRLCDYRQMDSAAPSFDKISSVGMFEHVGWQNLGTYFNTVKKLLRPGGTFLNHGIVSSLDEYKKHGPSFIRKYVFPDTALATLPIVTTQAEHAGFELRDVECLREHYERTLHGWVDRLERCKRELLNYVDPETYRIWRLYMAGSAEAFRKAKISVYQILLASPGNDDHLQPTTRADWLLQSTGGQLADAN
- the def gene encoding peptide deformylase; its protein translation is MTQSTGKIHEIVKWPDPVLAKRGEDVTVFDAKLKKLVEEMFESMYAAQGIGLAAPQIGLSQRITVIDCSFKKNPDEKVVLINPEIVDRKGKQVEEEGCLSLPEIRDKVSRAAWVRVRAQDINGDQIEMEGEELLARAMQHEIDHLDGILFIDRLSRLKRDLVIRKIKKLQKNGEW